The genomic segment TATTTTTTAAATCTGTCTGGTATTTCCTCATTTGGAAAAAAGTATTTCACCGTATCAAGATGTTTGAACAGCACCCGAAAAAAGTCGTTGTCCGTCCATTGAATAACTCGTATCTTGAATCTCTTTGACATTTTTTTGACCCACTTTTTTGCTGACTTGGTCAAGTAGCTATTTGACATGAAAGCAACGTAATCAGCATCCTCTGCAATGGACCAATTCACTTTATTCATAACATCATCAACGCTGATTCCGCTTGAATACCTTTTGCACTCAATGAACCATTGTTCTCTTGTCTTTGTAAACTTGTC from the Bacteroidales bacterium genome contains:
- a CDS encoding restriction endonuclease translates to MAKQKSFLEWKKILNQLDSDTFGDLCEHLLEDMDFYGLNIKKGGADEGRDIEAKYDKLEPDKFTKTREQWFIECKRYSSGISVDDVMNKVNWSIAEDADYVAFMSNSYLTKSAKKWVKKMSKRFKIRVIQWTDNDFFRVLFKHLDTVKYFFPNEEIPDRFKK